A DNA window from Helianthus annuus cultivar XRQ/B chromosome 15, HanXRQr2.0-SUNRISE, whole genome shotgun sequence contains the following coding sequences:
- the LOC110878636 gene encoding probable LRR receptor-like serine/threonine-protein kinase RFK1 isoform X1, with protein MSASKAEFMLLLILNVIIMQRSVESSVPQQEVEAVGNILASMNATSWRFNGDDCSLDMVSQVPRLHPEANASIGCDCNIGNDCHVVRITHKFYSLDGLLSPELVKLPYLRSIDFAYNYLSGTIPPEWGSTQLQEISLLGNRLTGSIPPELGNITTLIKLTVEANRLSGTVPSELGRLTNLDSLMLSSNMLTGRLPTTLGQLGNLTDFRMNANNFSGSIPDFIQNWRLLTRLEMVASGLTGPIPSNISLLENLSDLRISEITGPAQPFPQLNNTKGLIRLILRNCNISGEIPEYIWQVRDLELLDLSFNRLVGRISNNIVGTSLRFALLTGNMLSGDIPETLLINGASIDLSYNNFTWQGPNQVTCRQNQNFLVNLFRSSSTGNTLQDVLSCTENVKCPRYVCSLHVNCGGNDLTLRENGQSVLYEGDANVDGGAARLYKAARNWGFSSTGDFMDDNNFQNTRYVLQENSSLPALYTSARLSPLTLTYFSYCLENGEYSVKLHFAEIQFTNDSTYRSLGRRIFDIYIQGRRVRRDFNIEDEAGGVGRPVVVPFNTSVTDNILEIRFYWAGKGTTRIPRRGVYGPLISAIDADPYFKTCSMGGKKSNKAVYIGVGIGLPFLIFLILIVLWWKKCFKGRKTNNKDFEGMELKIISYSLKQLKIATDNFKDSNKIGEGGFGAVYKGTLSDGTVVAVKQLSSQSKQGNREFLNEIGVISCLQHPNLVKLHGCCIEGDQLLLVYEYLENNSLANALFGKSGLMLDWPTRFKICIGIARGLAFLHDESRLKIVHRDIKATNVLLDKDLNPKISDFGLARLHEDDKSHVSTRVAGTIGYMAPEYALWGHLSDKVDVYSYGILLLETVSGKNNTVPINDSICLLDWACRVETSKQYEELFDERWESAINKQEAETVVKVALLCTNSSPTMRPSMLEVVNMLDGNTCVPEIVPERLNNLEDLRFKVIRDFQSDMTSKGSQTQNSNTNQTETYYSLTSNDGAFEIRSVDTQLY; from the exons ATGTCGGCAAGTAAAGCTGAATTCATGCTGCTTCTGATTCTCAATGTTATCATCATGCAAAGATCAGTTGAATCCAGTGTGCCACAACAAGAAG TGGAAGCTGTTGGGAACATTCTTGCTTCCATGAATGCAACAAGTTGGAGATTTAATGGTGATGATTGCAGTCTTGATATGGTTTCTCAAGTGCCAAGGCTACATCCAGAAGCTAATGCTAGCATTGGATGTGATTGCAACATTGGCAACGATTGTCATGTCGTAAGGAT CACACACAAGTTTTACAGCCTTGATGGGTTACTGTCACCTGAATTAGTAAAGCTTCCTTACCTCCGGTCCAT AGATTTTGCTTACAATTACTTAAGTGGCACAATACCACCTGAATGGGGTTCAACACAGTTACAAGAAAT CTCTCTTCTTGGTAACCGTTTAACCGGATCAATTCCACCAGAACTAGGCAATATCACTACCCTCATAAAACt GACCGTTGAAGCAAACCGGCTTTCAGGAACGGTTCCATCTGAGTTAGGGAGATTAACAAATTTGGATTCATT GATGCTGTCTTCAAACATGTTGACCGGAAGGCTGCCAACGACCCTCGGTCAACTAGGAAATCTAACAGATTT TAGGATGAATGCAAACAACTTCAGCGGGTCGATACCAGATTTCATACAAAACTGGAGATTACTTACTAGATT AGAGATGGTGGCGAGTGGACTCACGGGACCTATTCCTTCAAACATATCTCTTCTTGAGAATTTAAGTGATCT GAGAATTAGTGAAATAACCGGACCCGCTCAACCTTTTCCTCAGCTCAACAATACTAAGGGATTAATAAGATT GATCTTGAGAAATTGCAACATATCTGGAGAAATACCGGAATATATCTGGCAAGTGAGAGACCTTGAATTGTT GGATTTAAGTTTTAATAGGTTAGTAGGGAGAATATCTAATAACATCGTGGGGACGAGCTTGAGATTTGC GCTCTTGACCGGTAATATGTTAAGTGGAGACATACCAGAAACACTTTTGATAAATGGAGCTAGTAT TGATCTTTCCTACAACAATTTTACATGGCAAGGACCTAATCAAGTCACATGCCGACAAAACCA GAATTTCTTAGTAAACTTGTTCAGAAGCTCCTCGACAGGAAACACATT ACAGGATGTGCTCTCGTGCACGGAGAATGTTAAGTGTCCTAGAT ATGTGTGCTCTTTACATGTTAACTGTGGTGGGAATGATTTAACGCTCAGGGAAAACGGGCAGTCTGTTCTTTATGAAGGAGATGCCAATGTGGATGGTGGTGCCGCCAGGCTGTACAAAGCCGCCAGGAATTGGGGATTTAGTAGCACTGGTGACTTCATGGATGACAACAATTTTCAAAACACGCGATACGTTTTACAGGAGAACAGTAGCTTACCTGCACTTTATACAAGCGCGCGTCTCTCACCACTTACACTCACTTACTTCAGCTACTGTTTGGAAAACGGTGAATATTCTGTTAAACTACATTTTGCAGAGATACAGTTCACTAATGATAGCACGTATAGAAGTCTGGGCAGGCGGATATTTGATATCTACATTCAG GGGAGGAGGGTCAGAAGGGATTTTAATATCGAAGATGAGGCTGGTGGTGTTGGAAGGCCAGTGGTCGTGCCATTTAACACTAGTGTGACTGATAACATCTTGGAGATCCGGTTTTACTGGGCTGGTAAAGGGACAACCCGTATTCCTAGAAGAGGAGTATACGGGCCTCTTATATCAGCTATTGATGCTGACCCGTATTTTAAAACTTGTTCGATGGGTGGAAAAAAGTCGAATAAAGCTGTTTATATAGGTGTAGGCATTGGTCTCCCTTTTCTTATTTTCTTGATCTTGATAGTTTTGTGGTGGAAAAAATGTTTTAAAGGCCGAAAAACGAACAATAAAG ATTTTGAAGGGATGGAGCTTAAAATAATTTCGTATTCTTTGAAACAACTAAAGATTGCTACAGACAACTTCAAGGATTCAAACAAAATCGGGGAAGGAGGTTTTGGGGCTGTTTACAAG GGTACGTTGAGTGATGGCACGGTGGTTGCAGTGAAGCAGCTTTCGTCTCAGTCAAAGCAGGGAAACCGTGAGTTCTTGAATGAGATCGGTGTGATTTCGTGTTTACAACACCCGAATCTTGTTAAACTTCATGGATGTTGCATTGAAGGAGATCAGTTGTTGCTGGTTTACGAGTATCTGGAAAATAATAGTCTTGCAAATGCTTTGTTTG GTAAAAGTGGATTAATGTTGGATTGGCCAACAAGGTTCAAGATATGTATTGGGATTGCCCGAGGTTTAGCTTTCCTTCACGATGAATCGAGGCTCAAAATTGTCCACCGAGACATCAAAGCCACAAATGTGCTACTTGATAAAGATCTTAACCCGAAAATTTCGGATTTCGGATTGGCAAGGCTACATGAGGACGATAAGAGTCACGTTAGCACACGAGTTGCAGGAACTAT CGGATACATGGCACCCGAGTATGCCCTCTGGGGTCACTTGAGTGACAAGGTAGACGTTTACAGCTATGGAATTTTGCTATTGGAAACCGTTAGCGGGAAGAACAACACCGTACCGATTAACGACTCCATTTGTCTTCTAGATTGG GCTTGTCGAGTGGAAACAAGTAAACAATACGAAGAGCTTTTCGACGAGAGATGGGAGTCGGCAATCAACAAACAAGAAGCGGAAACTGTCGTGAAAGTAGCACTTCTGTGCACAAACAGTTCGCCAACGATGAGGCCTTCAATGCTGGAGGTTGTAAACATGCTCGACGGAAACACCTGCGTACCAGAAATAGTTCCGGAACGACTCAATAACTTAGAAGATCTGAGATTTAAAGTGATAAGAGACTTTCAAAGTGACATGACAAGCAAAGGAAGTCAAACTCAAAATTCTAACACGAATCAGACTGAAACGTACTATTCTTTAACATCTAATGATGGTGCGTTTGAGATCCGGTCAGTTGATACACAATTGTACTGA
- the LOC118487628 gene encoding uncharacterized protein LOC118487628 — MNRDQNPTIPAQPATPNRERALVSTASIADAAASGSPQPQGLAQALVVQPNVNFDWSSEIERLNISAPDNQAATSNIAFMTSNEHDPEPQEETAADDFAFMTQILSAPVKGLTKEEMIAQK; from the exons ATGAACAGAGATCAGAATCCTACTATTCCTGCACAACCAGCTACTCCTAATCGAGAAAGGGCTCTTGTGTCTACTGCAAGTATAGCAGATGCAGCTGCCTCTGGAAGTCCACAGCCGCAGGGATTAGCACAAGCGCTGGTGGTGCAGCCAAATGTCAACTTTGACTGGTCCTCTGAGATTGAGCGTCTGAACATATCAGCTCCAGATAATCAAGCTGCAACTTCTAACATTGCTTTCATGACCTCAAACGAGCATGACCCTGAGCCACAGGAAGAGACTGCTGCTGACGATTTCGCTTTCATGACTCAAATCCTGTCAGCACCTGTcaaaggtctcaccaaagaagag atgatagctcAGAAGTAA
- the LOC110878636 gene encoding probable LRR receptor-like serine/threonine-protein kinase RFK1 isoform X2, with protein sequence MSASKAEFMLLLILNVIIMQRSVESSVPQQEVEAVGNILASMNATSWRFNGDDCSLDMVSQVPRLHPEANASIGCDCNIGNDCHVVRITHKFYSLDGLLSPELVKLPYLRDFAYNYLSGTIPPEWGSTQLQEISLLGNRLTGSIPPELGNITTLIKLTVEANRLSGTVPSELGRLTNLDSLMLSSNMLTGRLPTTLGQLGNLTDFRMNANNFSGSIPDFIQNWRLLTRLEMVASGLTGPIPSNISLLENLSDLRISEITGPAQPFPQLNNTKGLIRLILRNCNISGEIPEYIWQVRDLELLDLSFNRLVGRISNNIVGTSLRFALLTGNMLSGDIPETLLINGASIDLSYNNFTWQGPNQVTCRQNQNFLVNLFRSSSTGNTLQDVLSCTENVKCPRYVCSLHVNCGGNDLTLRENGQSVLYEGDANVDGGAARLYKAARNWGFSSTGDFMDDNNFQNTRYVLQENSSLPALYTSARLSPLTLTYFSYCLENGEYSVKLHFAEIQFTNDSTYRSLGRRIFDIYIQGRRVRRDFNIEDEAGGVGRPVVVPFNTSVTDNILEIRFYWAGKGTTRIPRRGVYGPLISAIDADPYFKTCSMGGKKSNKAVYIGVGIGLPFLIFLILIVLWWKKCFKGRKTNNKDFEGMELKIISYSLKQLKIATDNFKDSNKIGEGGFGAVYKGTLSDGTVVAVKQLSSQSKQGNREFLNEIGVISCLQHPNLVKLHGCCIEGDQLLLVYEYLENNSLANALFGKSGLMLDWPTRFKICIGIARGLAFLHDESRLKIVHRDIKATNVLLDKDLNPKISDFGLARLHEDDKSHVSTRVAGTIGYMAPEYALWGHLSDKVDVYSYGILLLETVSGKNNTVPINDSICLLDWACRVETSKQYEELFDERWESAINKQEAETVVKVALLCTNSSPTMRPSMLEVVNMLDGNTCVPEIVPERLNNLEDLRFKVIRDFQSDMTSKGSQTQNSNTNQTETYYSLTSNDGAFEIRSVDTQLY encoded by the exons ATGTCGGCAAGTAAAGCTGAATTCATGCTGCTTCTGATTCTCAATGTTATCATCATGCAAAGATCAGTTGAATCCAGTGTGCCACAACAAGAAG TGGAAGCTGTTGGGAACATTCTTGCTTCCATGAATGCAACAAGTTGGAGATTTAATGGTGATGATTGCAGTCTTGATATGGTTTCTCAAGTGCCAAGGCTACATCCAGAAGCTAATGCTAGCATTGGATGTGATTGCAACATTGGCAACGATTGTCATGTCGTAAGGAT CACACACAAGTTTTACAGCCTTGATGGGTTACTGTCACCTGAATTAGTAAAGCTTCCTTACCTCCG AGATTTTGCTTACAATTACTTAAGTGGCACAATACCACCTGAATGGGGTTCAACACAGTTACAAGAAAT CTCTCTTCTTGGTAACCGTTTAACCGGATCAATTCCACCAGAACTAGGCAATATCACTACCCTCATAAAACt GACCGTTGAAGCAAACCGGCTTTCAGGAACGGTTCCATCTGAGTTAGGGAGATTAACAAATTTGGATTCATT GATGCTGTCTTCAAACATGTTGACCGGAAGGCTGCCAACGACCCTCGGTCAACTAGGAAATCTAACAGATTT TAGGATGAATGCAAACAACTTCAGCGGGTCGATACCAGATTTCATACAAAACTGGAGATTACTTACTAGATT AGAGATGGTGGCGAGTGGACTCACGGGACCTATTCCTTCAAACATATCTCTTCTTGAGAATTTAAGTGATCT GAGAATTAGTGAAATAACCGGACCCGCTCAACCTTTTCCTCAGCTCAACAATACTAAGGGATTAATAAGATT GATCTTGAGAAATTGCAACATATCTGGAGAAATACCGGAATATATCTGGCAAGTGAGAGACCTTGAATTGTT GGATTTAAGTTTTAATAGGTTAGTAGGGAGAATATCTAATAACATCGTGGGGACGAGCTTGAGATTTGC GCTCTTGACCGGTAATATGTTAAGTGGAGACATACCAGAAACACTTTTGATAAATGGAGCTAGTAT TGATCTTTCCTACAACAATTTTACATGGCAAGGACCTAATCAAGTCACATGCCGACAAAACCA GAATTTCTTAGTAAACTTGTTCAGAAGCTCCTCGACAGGAAACACATT ACAGGATGTGCTCTCGTGCACGGAGAATGTTAAGTGTCCTAGAT ATGTGTGCTCTTTACATGTTAACTGTGGTGGGAATGATTTAACGCTCAGGGAAAACGGGCAGTCTGTTCTTTATGAAGGAGATGCCAATGTGGATGGTGGTGCCGCCAGGCTGTACAAAGCCGCCAGGAATTGGGGATTTAGTAGCACTGGTGACTTCATGGATGACAACAATTTTCAAAACACGCGATACGTTTTACAGGAGAACAGTAGCTTACCTGCACTTTATACAAGCGCGCGTCTCTCACCACTTACACTCACTTACTTCAGCTACTGTTTGGAAAACGGTGAATATTCTGTTAAACTACATTTTGCAGAGATACAGTTCACTAATGATAGCACGTATAGAAGTCTGGGCAGGCGGATATTTGATATCTACATTCAG GGGAGGAGGGTCAGAAGGGATTTTAATATCGAAGATGAGGCTGGTGGTGTTGGAAGGCCAGTGGTCGTGCCATTTAACACTAGTGTGACTGATAACATCTTGGAGATCCGGTTTTACTGGGCTGGTAAAGGGACAACCCGTATTCCTAGAAGAGGAGTATACGGGCCTCTTATATCAGCTATTGATGCTGACCCGTATTTTAAAACTTGTTCGATGGGTGGAAAAAAGTCGAATAAAGCTGTTTATATAGGTGTAGGCATTGGTCTCCCTTTTCTTATTTTCTTGATCTTGATAGTTTTGTGGTGGAAAAAATGTTTTAAAGGCCGAAAAACGAACAATAAAG ATTTTGAAGGGATGGAGCTTAAAATAATTTCGTATTCTTTGAAACAACTAAAGATTGCTACAGACAACTTCAAGGATTCAAACAAAATCGGGGAAGGAGGTTTTGGGGCTGTTTACAAG GGTACGTTGAGTGATGGCACGGTGGTTGCAGTGAAGCAGCTTTCGTCTCAGTCAAAGCAGGGAAACCGTGAGTTCTTGAATGAGATCGGTGTGATTTCGTGTTTACAACACCCGAATCTTGTTAAACTTCATGGATGTTGCATTGAAGGAGATCAGTTGTTGCTGGTTTACGAGTATCTGGAAAATAATAGTCTTGCAAATGCTTTGTTTG GTAAAAGTGGATTAATGTTGGATTGGCCAACAAGGTTCAAGATATGTATTGGGATTGCCCGAGGTTTAGCTTTCCTTCACGATGAATCGAGGCTCAAAATTGTCCACCGAGACATCAAAGCCACAAATGTGCTACTTGATAAAGATCTTAACCCGAAAATTTCGGATTTCGGATTGGCAAGGCTACATGAGGACGATAAGAGTCACGTTAGCACACGAGTTGCAGGAACTAT CGGATACATGGCACCCGAGTATGCCCTCTGGGGTCACTTGAGTGACAAGGTAGACGTTTACAGCTATGGAATTTTGCTATTGGAAACCGTTAGCGGGAAGAACAACACCGTACCGATTAACGACTCCATTTGTCTTCTAGATTGG GCTTGTCGAGTGGAAACAAGTAAACAATACGAAGAGCTTTTCGACGAGAGATGGGAGTCGGCAATCAACAAACAAGAAGCGGAAACTGTCGTGAAAGTAGCACTTCTGTGCACAAACAGTTCGCCAACGATGAGGCCTTCAATGCTGGAGGTTGTAAACATGCTCGACGGAAACACCTGCGTACCAGAAATAGTTCCGGAACGACTCAATAACTTAGAAGATCTGAGATTTAAAGTGATAAGAGACTTTCAAAGTGACATGACAAGCAAAGGAAGTCAAACTCAAAATTCTAACACGAATCAGACTGAAACGTACTATTCTTTAACATCTAATGATGGTGCGTTTGAGATCCGGTCAGTTGATACACAATTGTACTGA
- the LOC110878636 gene encoding probable LRR receptor-like serine/threonine-protein kinase RFK1 isoform X3: MSASKAEFMLLLILNVIIMQRSVESSVPQQEVEAVGNILASMNATSWRFNGDDCSLDMVSQVPRLHPEANASIGCDCNIGNDCHVVRITHKFYSLDGLLSPELVKLPYLRSIDFAYNYLSGTIPPEWGSTQLQEISLLGNRLTGSIPPELGNITTLIKLTVEANRLSGTVPSELGRLTNLDSLMLSSNMLTGRLPTTLGQLGNLTDFRMNANNFSGSIPDFIQNWRLLTRLEMVASGLTGPIPSNISLLENLSDLRISEITGPAQPFPQLNNTKGLIRLILRNCNISGEIPEYIWQVRDLELLDLSFNRLVGRISNNIVGTSLRFALLTGNMLSGDIPETLLINGASIDLSYNNFTWQGPNQVTCRQNQNFLVNLFRSSSTGNTLQDVLSCTENVKCPRYVCSLHVNCGGNDLTLRENGQSVLYEGDANVDGGAARLYKAARNWGFSSTGDFMDDNNFQNTRYVLQENSSLPALYTSARLSPLTLTYFSYCLENGEYSVKLHFAEIQFTNDSTYRSLGRRIFDIYIQGRRVRRDFNIEDEAGGVGRPVVVPFNTSVTDNILEIRFYWAGKGTTRIPRRGVYGPLISAIDADPYFKTCSMGGKKSNKAVYIGVGIGLPFLIFLILIVLWWKKCFKGRKTNNKDFEGMELKIISYSLKQLKIATDNFKDSNKIGEGGFGAVYKGTLSDGTVVAVKQLSSQSKQGNRKSGLMLDWPTRFKICIGIARGLAFLHDESRLKIVHRDIKATNVLLDKDLNPKISDFGLARLHEDDKSHVSTRVAGTIGYMAPEYALWGHLSDKVDVYSYGILLLETVSGKNNTVPINDSICLLDWACRVETSKQYEELFDERWESAINKQEAETVVKVALLCTNSSPTMRPSMLEVVNMLDGNTCVPEIVPERLNNLEDLRFKVIRDFQSDMTSKGSQTQNSNTNQTETYYSLTSNDGAFEIRSVDTQLY, translated from the exons ATGTCGGCAAGTAAAGCTGAATTCATGCTGCTTCTGATTCTCAATGTTATCATCATGCAAAGATCAGTTGAATCCAGTGTGCCACAACAAGAAG TGGAAGCTGTTGGGAACATTCTTGCTTCCATGAATGCAACAAGTTGGAGATTTAATGGTGATGATTGCAGTCTTGATATGGTTTCTCAAGTGCCAAGGCTACATCCAGAAGCTAATGCTAGCATTGGATGTGATTGCAACATTGGCAACGATTGTCATGTCGTAAGGAT CACACACAAGTTTTACAGCCTTGATGGGTTACTGTCACCTGAATTAGTAAAGCTTCCTTACCTCCGGTCCAT AGATTTTGCTTACAATTACTTAAGTGGCACAATACCACCTGAATGGGGTTCAACACAGTTACAAGAAAT CTCTCTTCTTGGTAACCGTTTAACCGGATCAATTCCACCAGAACTAGGCAATATCACTACCCTCATAAAACt GACCGTTGAAGCAAACCGGCTTTCAGGAACGGTTCCATCTGAGTTAGGGAGATTAACAAATTTGGATTCATT GATGCTGTCTTCAAACATGTTGACCGGAAGGCTGCCAACGACCCTCGGTCAACTAGGAAATCTAACAGATTT TAGGATGAATGCAAACAACTTCAGCGGGTCGATACCAGATTTCATACAAAACTGGAGATTACTTACTAGATT AGAGATGGTGGCGAGTGGACTCACGGGACCTATTCCTTCAAACATATCTCTTCTTGAGAATTTAAGTGATCT GAGAATTAGTGAAATAACCGGACCCGCTCAACCTTTTCCTCAGCTCAACAATACTAAGGGATTAATAAGATT GATCTTGAGAAATTGCAACATATCTGGAGAAATACCGGAATATATCTGGCAAGTGAGAGACCTTGAATTGTT GGATTTAAGTTTTAATAGGTTAGTAGGGAGAATATCTAATAACATCGTGGGGACGAGCTTGAGATTTGC GCTCTTGACCGGTAATATGTTAAGTGGAGACATACCAGAAACACTTTTGATAAATGGAGCTAGTAT TGATCTTTCCTACAACAATTTTACATGGCAAGGACCTAATCAAGTCACATGCCGACAAAACCA GAATTTCTTAGTAAACTTGTTCAGAAGCTCCTCGACAGGAAACACATT ACAGGATGTGCTCTCGTGCACGGAGAATGTTAAGTGTCCTAGAT ATGTGTGCTCTTTACATGTTAACTGTGGTGGGAATGATTTAACGCTCAGGGAAAACGGGCAGTCTGTTCTTTATGAAGGAGATGCCAATGTGGATGGTGGTGCCGCCAGGCTGTACAAAGCCGCCAGGAATTGGGGATTTAGTAGCACTGGTGACTTCATGGATGACAACAATTTTCAAAACACGCGATACGTTTTACAGGAGAACAGTAGCTTACCTGCACTTTATACAAGCGCGCGTCTCTCACCACTTACACTCACTTACTTCAGCTACTGTTTGGAAAACGGTGAATATTCTGTTAAACTACATTTTGCAGAGATACAGTTCACTAATGATAGCACGTATAGAAGTCTGGGCAGGCGGATATTTGATATCTACATTCAG GGGAGGAGGGTCAGAAGGGATTTTAATATCGAAGATGAGGCTGGTGGTGTTGGAAGGCCAGTGGTCGTGCCATTTAACACTAGTGTGACTGATAACATCTTGGAGATCCGGTTTTACTGGGCTGGTAAAGGGACAACCCGTATTCCTAGAAGAGGAGTATACGGGCCTCTTATATCAGCTATTGATGCTGACCCGTATTTTAAAACTTGTTCGATGGGTGGAAAAAAGTCGAATAAAGCTGTTTATATAGGTGTAGGCATTGGTCTCCCTTTTCTTATTTTCTTGATCTTGATAGTTTTGTGGTGGAAAAAATGTTTTAAAGGCCGAAAAACGAACAATAAAG ATTTTGAAGGGATGGAGCTTAAAATAATTTCGTATTCTTTGAAACAACTAAAGATTGCTACAGACAACTTCAAGGATTCAAACAAAATCGGGGAAGGAGGTTTTGGGGCTGTTTACAAG GGTACGTTGAGTGATGGCACGGTGGTTGCAGTGAAGCAGCTTTCGTCTCAGTCAAAGCAGGGAAACC GTAAAAGTGGATTAATGTTGGATTGGCCAACAAGGTTCAAGATATGTATTGGGATTGCCCGAGGTTTAGCTTTCCTTCACGATGAATCGAGGCTCAAAATTGTCCACCGAGACATCAAAGCCACAAATGTGCTACTTGATAAAGATCTTAACCCGAAAATTTCGGATTTCGGATTGGCAAGGCTACATGAGGACGATAAGAGTCACGTTAGCACACGAGTTGCAGGAACTAT CGGATACATGGCACCCGAGTATGCCCTCTGGGGTCACTTGAGTGACAAGGTAGACGTTTACAGCTATGGAATTTTGCTATTGGAAACCGTTAGCGGGAAGAACAACACCGTACCGATTAACGACTCCATTTGTCTTCTAGATTGG GCTTGTCGAGTGGAAACAAGTAAACAATACGAAGAGCTTTTCGACGAGAGATGGGAGTCGGCAATCAACAAACAAGAAGCGGAAACTGTCGTGAAAGTAGCACTTCTGTGCACAAACAGTTCGCCAACGATGAGGCCTTCAATGCTGGAGGTTGTAAACATGCTCGACGGAAACACCTGCGTACCAGAAATAGTTCCGGAACGACTCAATAACTTAGAAGATCTGAGATTTAAAGTGATAAGAGACTTTCAAAGTGACATGACAAGCAAAGGAAGTCAAACTCAAAATTCTAACACGAATCAGACTGAAACGTACTATTCTTTAACATCTAATGATGGTGCGTTTGAGATCCGGTCAGTTGATACACAATTGTACTGA